DNA from Halomonas sp. GFAJ-1:
TAATGGTTAAACTTGCCCACGCGGGGAAATCGGTAGTGCGATTAAAAGGCGGCGACCCTGGCGTCTTTGGGCGAATGGGGGAGGAGTTAGCAGCGTTAGCCAATGCCTCATTACCGGCGCACATTGTCCCTGGCATTACCGCTGCATCGGCTGCCGCCGCTGGCATGGGTATTCCTCTCACCGATCGTGGCCACGCCCAGCAGTTGCGCTTTATTACCGCACAGCTGTGCCGTGAAGGTGGTGCTCCCGATTGGACGACGCTGGCGCGTAAAGATGAAACCCTGGTGTTTTATATGGGGCTTTCCAAAGTCGACGCCATTTGCCATGGCCTACGCCAAGCAGGGCTCCCCGATCAGTGGCCGATTATGTTGGTTGCCAATGCCAGCCAGCCTGAGCAGCAATCGCTGGTGGGGACGTTAGCGGATATGCCTGAGCAGCTAGCCGCTCAGCCGCTGCCTTCACCGTGCGTGATTGTGGTGGGAAGCGTGGTGAGCATGGTGCCGTCAGCCGCTGAAAAATGTACCACTGAAGCGATTGCCGAGCATATGGCGTAGCGCGCTGAGTGAGGTTGACTGAATCGCTGGAATTACGTCCAGGCAACTGCAATCATGGGCCAAACTCATAAGGCAGGGAGCTATCTGTGAAACGTCGAACTCGGCTCATTGCCTTAACCACCGTTGTTATTACGTTGCTCTTCGCCCTAGGCAGCGTACTGTTTTATAACGCTATGCCTTCGC
Protein-coding regions in this window:
- a CDS encoding uroporphyrinogen-III C-methyltransferase — encoded protein: MRALSKQLTQKWLGAFMRLSQRVLAPFGREAAARLHLPLTGECRAGTVYLVGAGSGDVELLTLKAARLLMQADAVVYDRLVGDDVLALIPAGTERYYVGKASGHHSVPQAEIGALMVKLAHAGKSVVRLKGGDPGVFGRMGEELAALANASLPAHIVPGITAASAAAAGMGIPLTDRGHAQQLRFITAQLCREGGAPDWTTLARKDETLVFYMGLSKVDAICHGLRQAGLPDQWPIMLVANASQPEQQSLVGTLADMPEQLAAQPLPSPCVIVVGSVVSMVPSAAEKCTTEAIAEHMA